The following are encoded together in the Bactrocera neohumeralis isolate Rockhampton chromosome 6, APGP_CSIRO_Bneo_wtdbg2-racon-allhic-juicebox.fasta_v2, whole genome shotgun sequence genome:
- the LOC126763060 gene encoding tyrosine--tRNA ligase, cytoplasmic, with protein sequence MVELTPEEKKQLITRNLQETLGEDKLNAILKERDLKIYWGTATTGKPHVAYFVPMSKIADFLKAGCEVTILFADLHAYLDNMKAPWALLELRTQYYEAVIKAMLSSIGVPLDKLKFVKGTDYQLSREYTLDVYKLSSVVTQHDARKAGAEVVKQIEYPLLSGLLYPGLQALDEEYLKVDAQFGGVDQRKIFTFSEKYLPQLGYEKRIHFMNPMVPGLAGGKMSSSEEDSKIDLLDSPANVKKKLKKAFCEPGNITDNGLLSFVKHVLFSLFKEGEGFSITRPAEFGGDVTFLNYADLEKSFADSELHPGDLKAAVEKYINKLLEPIRKTFESPELQKLSAAAYPPPGKTKGGNNANNAAVVEEDGPHRLDIRVGKVVEVSRHPDADTLYVLKIDLGEEQPRTIISGLVKFVTIDELDQRLVAVLCNLKPSKMRGILSEGMVLCTSNADHTVVEPIIVPASATPGSRLAFEGYSGTPDEQLNPKKKVWEKLSVDLKTNAEGVAVWKENFLLTPEGEKLTSKLANCNIK encoded by the exons ATGGTCGAACTAACTCCAGAGGAAAAGAAACAGTTGATCACCCGCAACTTACAGGAGACCCTGGGTGAAGATAAACTTAATGCAATACTCAAGGAACgtgatttgaaaatttactgGGGCACTGCCACCACAGGCAAGCCACATGTAGCTTATTTTGTGCCTATGTCAAAAATTGCCGATTTTCTCAAGGCCGGCTGTGAG GTCACTATACTCTTTGCTGACTTGCACGCCTATCTAGATAATATGAAAGCCCCATGGGCACTACTCGAATTACGAACACAATATTATGAAGCAGTCATAAAGGCAATGCTGAGCTCCATTGGTGTGCCATTAGACAAATTAAAGTTCGTTAAAGGTACCGATTATCAGCTGTCGAGAGAATATACTCTGGACGTATATAAACTAAGTTCGGTTGTAACACAGCACGATGCGAGAAAAGCTGGTGCCGAGGTAGTGAAACAAATAGAATATCCGTTGCTTTCGGGTTTGCTTTATCCTGGGCTGCAAGCTTTAGATGAAGAGTATTTAAAAGTAGACGCGCAATTTGGCGGTGTTGATCAGCGCAAGATATTTACATTCTCTGAAAAATACCTGCCACAATTAGGTTATGAAAAGCGCATACATTTCATGAATCCAATGG TTCCCGGTTTAGCCGGCGGCAAAATGTCCTCATCCGAAGAGGATTCAAAAATTGATTTGTTGGATTCGCCCGCTAATGTTAAAAAGAAGCTAAAGAAAGCTTTTTGTGAGCCCGGAAATATTACTGACAACGGTCTTTTGTCATTCGTAAAGCATGTGTTATTTTCGCTTTTTAAGGAAGGTGAAg GTTTTTCGATAACTCGTCCTGCCGAATTTGGTGGTGATGTAACATTCCTTAACTATGCTGACTTAGAGAAAAGTTTTGCCGACAGTGAGCTGCACCCTGGAGATTTGAAAGCTGCCGTTGAAAAGTACATTAATAAACTCTTGGAACCTATAAGAAAAACTTTCGAAAGCCCGGAACTACA AAAGCTTAGTGCAGCTGCTTATCCACCACCAGGTAAAACGAAAGGTGGAAATAATGCGAATAACGCGGCAGTCGTTGAAGAGGATGGGCCTCACCGCTTGGATATTCGTGTTGGAAAAGTCGTCGAAGTGTCTCGCCATCCAGACGCAGATActttgtatgtattaaaaatcgatttagGCGAGGAACAACCACGTACCATTATAAGTGGGTTGGTGAAATTTGTAACAATCGATGAATTAGATCAACGATTAGTGGCCGTGCTGTGCAATCTGAAACCATCTAAGATGCGTGGTATATTGTCCGAGGGCATGGTGCTCTGCACATCGAA cGCTGATCATACAGTGGTAGAACCCATCATTGTGCCAGCTAGTGCTACACCTGGTAGTCGCTTGGCTTTCGAAGGTTACAGTGGTACCCCTGATGAACAATTAAACCCCAAAAAGAAG gtTTGGGAGAAATTATCTGTggatttaaaaacaaatgcCGAGGGTGTTGCTGTTTggaaagaaaactttttacttACACCCGAAGGAGAGAAACTGACCAGCAAATTAGCGAACTGCAACATTAAATAA
- the LOC126763065 gene encoding serine incorporator 3 isoform X3, translated as MGAVLGLCSAAQCALCCTGTAASCCCNACPSCKNSTSSRFMYAFMLLVGTVLGAIALSPGLQDTLKKLPFCINSTSTISSKALSFSGNLQVDCEYALGYMAVYRLCFGLACFFMLMALIMLGVKSSRDPRSHIQNEFWGLKFLICFGAAIGAIFIPDGSFGPAMMWVGLIGGLAFILVQLVIIVDFAHSIAENWIENAENNKGYFYALVGVTLVSYALSVVGISLLYIYFTQSSGCGLNKFFISFNLILCLIVSIISVLPAVQDRLPHSGLLQSSLVTIYTIYLTWSAVANNPEKECNPGLYGVISGVTSGNTTTAPPTHNSKVTFDTTNIIGLVVWLFCILYNCISSAVEVSKINNDGEKRDSEAGTGDGKNGTDNENEGVTYSWSMFHIVFVCASLYVMMTLTNWYKPNSDIELFNANAASMWIKIISSWLGVFIYGWSLVAPIILTNRDFS; from the exons atgGGAGCCGTTCTAGGCCTATGCTCCGCAGCTCAA tgcGCATTATGCTGCACTGGTACAGCTGCCAGTTGCTGCTGTAATGCTTGCCCCTCTTGCAAGAACTCGACTTCATCACGTTTTATGTATGCCTTCATGCTACTGGTGGGCACAGTTTTGGGTGCTATTGCATTATCGCCGGGTCTTCAGGATACGCTTAAAAAGTTACCTTTCTGTATAAATTCAACCTCCACAATAAGCTCTAAGGCACTATCCTTTTCTGGAAATCTACAAGTAGACTGTGAATATGCACTCGGTTACATGGCTGTTTATCGCCTTTGCTTTGGACTCGCATGTTTCTTTATGTTGATGGCACTAATCATGTTGGGTGTAAAGAGTTCACGTGATCCACGCTCGCATATACAAAATGAATTTTGGGGATTGAAATTTCTAATTTGCTTCGGAGCTGCAATTGGTGCAATTTTCATACCAGATGGCTCTTTCGGTCCGGCAATGATGTGGGTAGGATTAATAGGCGGTTTAGCATTCATTTTGGTACAATTGGTGATAATTGTGGATTTTGCCCACTCTATTGCGGAGAATTGGATTG AAAATGCGGAAAATAATAAAGGCTACTTTTATGCTTTAGTCGGAGTTACGTTAGTAAGTTATGCCTTATCCGTAGTAGGCATTTCGTTGCTGTATATTTACTTCACGCAG TCTAGCGGTTGCGGTCTCAACAAATTCTTCATTTCGTTCAATCTTATACTTTGTCTTATTGTGAGCATCATATCGGTTTTGCCAGCTGTCCAGGATCGTTTGCCGCACTCAGGTCTATTGCAAAGCTCTTTAGTCACAATCTACACCATTTACTTGACCTGGTCCGCTGTTGCCAATAACCCAG AGAAGGAATGCAATCCCGGCTTGTATGGTGTTATCAGTGGTGTTACATCTGGAAATACGACCACTGCACCACCAACACACAACTCCAAAGTAACATTTGACACAACAAATATAATTGGTCTGGTAGTTTGGTTGTTCTGCATTCTCTACAATTGCATTAGCTCGGCTGTCGAGGTTTCCAAAATCAACAATGACGGCGAAAAACGTG ATTCAGAAGCCGGCACTGGTGATGGCAAGAACGGAACCGATAACGAAAATGAGGGCGTTACTTATTCCTGGTCCATGTTCCATATTGTGTTTGTTTGCGCTTCCCTCTACGTCATGATGACACTCACCAATTGGTACAA ACCCAATTCCGACATTGAGCTCTTCAACGCCAATGCAGCTTCGATGTGGATTAAAATAATATCCAGTTGGCTTGGAGTTTTCATATACGGATGGAGTCTGGTGGCACCTATAATACTAACTAACCGTGACTTTAGTTAA
- the LOC126763068 gene encoding aspartate aminotransferase, cytoplasmic isoform X2, translating to MQQSVFSKVNKGAAIEVFALMRACAKDISPRKVDLSAGTYRTNEGKPWVLPVVRKTEIKITSDETINHEYLPVLGNDAFTKAATGLLLGDNSSAIADKRAFGIQTLSGTGALRIGAQFLRVILDRRVAYYSNPTWENHHKVFADAGFETLRSYRYWDQEKRTIDFEGLLADLDAAPEGAVIILHACAHNPTGCDPTQEQWKQIADLMERKKLFPFLDSAYQGFASGDPEKDAWAVRYFVERGFELFVAQSFAKNFGLYCERVGNLTVVQRNAASSEAVASQFTWLVRGMYSNPPAFGSRIVATVLNNPELRKEWMDCIQTMSGRIIKMRKALFDRLTELQTPGTWDHIVSQIGMFSYTGLNEKQVRVLIDDFHVYLLKSGRINMCGLNENNVDYVAQAIHTAVTKVGSHI from the exons atgcAGCAATCTGTCTTCAGCAAAGTCAATAAAGGTGCCGCGATTGAGGTTTTCGCCTTAATGAGGGCGTGTGCTAAGGATATATCGCCCAGAAAAGTCGATCTCAGTGCGGGAA CCTACCGCACTAATGAGGGCAAGCCCTGGGTGCTGCCGGTGGTGCGtaaaactgaaatcaaaattACCAGCGATGAGACAATCAATCACGAGTATCTACCAGTATTGG GCAATGATGCATTTACAAAGGCCGCCACAGGCTTGTTGTTGGGTGATAACTCGAGCGCTATCGCAGACAAGCGC GCGTTCGGCATTCAAACGCTCTCCGGCACCGGTGCGTTGCGTATAGGCGCACAATTTTTGCGTGTCATACTCGATCGTCGTGTTGCCTACTACTCAAATCCCACATGGGAGAACCATCACAAAGTGTTTGCGGATGCTGGCTTTGAAACGCTGCGCTCGTACCGCTATTGGGATCAGGAGAAGCGCACCATCGATTTTGAGGGTCTCTTGGCCGATTTGGATGCCGCGCCTGAGGGTGCTGTTATCATCTTGCACGCATGCGCACACAATCCCACCGGCTGTGATCCCACACAAGAGCAATGGAAGCAAATCGCTGATTTGATGGAGCGCAAGAAACTTTTCCCATTCCTGGATTCGGCATATCAAGGTTTCGCCAGTGGCGATCCGGAGAAGGATGCCTGGGCTGTGCGCTACTTTGTGGAGCGTGGCTTCGAGTTGTTTGTCGCACAATCGTTTGCGAAAAACTTTGGCCTTTATT GTGAGCGTGTCGGTAATTTGACGGTGGTGCAACGTAACGCTGCTTCGTCGGAAGCTGTAGCATCGCAGTTTACTTGGTTGGTGCGTGGCATGTACTCGAATCCACCAGCGTTTGGCAGTCGCATTGTGGCCACAGTATTGAATAATCCAGAGCTGCGTAAGGAATG GATGGACTGCATTCAAACGATGTCTGGCCGAATCATCAAAATGCGCAAGGCGCTGTTCGACCGTCTCACCGAGCTGCAAACACCGGGCACCTGGGATCACATTGTCTCGCAAATTGGAATGTTCTCATACACTGGCTTGAACG AGAAACAAGTGCGCGTGCTCATCGATGATTTCCACGTGTATTTGCTGAAGTCGGGACGCATCAACATGTGCGGCCTCAATGAGAACAACGTCGACTATGTGGCACAGGCCATACACACGGCCGTCACGAAAGTCGGCAGTCACATTTAA
- the LOC126763065 gene encoding serine incorporator 1 isoform X1: MGAVLGLCSAAQCALCCTGTAASCCCNACPSCKNSTSSRFMYAFMLLVGTVLGAIALSPGLQDTLKKLPFCINSTSTISSKALSFSGNLQVDCEYALGYMAVYRLCFGLACFFMLMALIMLGVKSSRDPRSHIQNEFWGLKFLICFGAAIGAIFIPDGSFGPAMMWVGLIGGLAFILVQLVIIVDFAHSIAENWIENAENNKGYFYALVGVTLVSYALSVVGISLLYIYFTQSSGCGLNKFFISFNLILCLIVSIISVLPAVQDRLPHSGLLQSSLVTIYTIYLTWSAVANNPEKECNPGLYGVISGVTSGNTTTAPPTHNSKVTFDTTNIIGLVVWLFCILYNCISSAVEVSKINNDGEKRVLTEALSDSEAGTGDGKNGTDNENEGVTYSWSMFHIVFVCASLYVMMTLTNWYKPNSDIELFNANAASMWIKIISSWLGVFIYGWSLVAPIILTNRDFS, translated from the exons atgGGAGCCGTTCTAGGCCTATGCTCCGCAGCTCAA tgcGCATTATGCTGCACTGGTACAGCTGCCAGTTGCTGCTGTAATGCTTGCCCCTCTTGCAAGAACTCGACTTCATCACGTTTTATGTATGCCTTCATGCTACTGGTGGGCACAGTTTTGGGTGCTATTGCATTATCGCCGGGTCTTCAGGATACGCTTAAAAAGTTACCTTTCTGTATAAATTCAACCTCCACAATAAGCTCTAAGGCACTATCCTTTTCTGGAAATCTACAAGTAGACTGTGAATATGCACTCGGTTACATGGCTGTTTATCGCCTTTGCTTTGGACTCGCATGTTTCTTTATGTTGATGGCACTAATCATGTTGGGTGTAAAGAGTTCACGTGATCCACGCTCGCATATACAAAATGAATTTTGGGGATTGAAATTTCTAATTTGCTTCGGAGCTGCAATTGGTGCAATTTTCATACCAGATGGCTCTTTCGGTCCGGCAATGATGTGGGTAGGATTAATAGGCGGTTTAGCATTCATTTTGGTACAATTGGTGATAATTGTGGATTTTGCCCACTCTATTGCGGAGAATTGGATTG AAAATGCGGAAAATAATAAAGGCTACTTTTATGCTTTAGTCGGAGTTACGTTAGTAAGTTATGCCTTATCCGTAGTAGGCATTTCGTTGCTGTATATTTACTTCACGCAG TCTAGCGGTTGCGGTCTCAACAAATTCTTCATTTCGTTCAATCTTATACTTTGTCTTATTGTGAGCATCATATCGGTTTTGCCAGCTGTCCAGGATCGTTTGCCGCACTCAGGTCTATTGCAAAGCTCTTTAGTCACAATCTACACCATTTACTTGACCTGGTCCGCTGTTGCCAATAACCCAG AGAAGGAATGCAATCCCGGCTTGTATGGTGTTATCAGTGGTGTTACATCTGGAAATACGACCACTGCACCACCAACACACAACTCCAAAGTAACATTTGACACAACAAATATAATTGGTCTGGTAGTTTGGTTGTTCTGCATTCTCTACAATTGCATTAGCTCGGCTGTCGAGGTTTCCAAAATCAACAATGACGGCGAAAAACGTG TCTTAACAGAAGCTCTCTCAGATTCAGAAGCCGGCACTGGTGATGGCAAGAACGGAACCGATAACGAAAATGAGGGCGTTACTTATTCCTGGTCCATGTTCCATATTGTGTTTGTTTGCGCTTCCCTCTACGTCATGATGACACTCACCAATTGGTACAA ACCCAATTCCGACATTGAGCTCTTCAACGCCAATGCAGCTTCGATGTGGATTAAAATAATATCCAGTTGGCTTGGAGTTTTCATATACGGATGGAGTCTGGTGGCACCTATAATACTAACTAACCGTGACTTTAGTTAA
- the LOC126763068 gene encoding aspartate aminotransferase, cytoplasmic isoform X1 gives MSNSVFEAVQKGPAIEVFALNRAFLEDTEPKKANLGVGAYRTNEGKPWVLPVVRKTEIKITSDETINHEYLPVLGNDAFTKAATGLLLGDNSSAIADKRAFGIQTLSGTGALRIGAQFLRVILDRRVAYYSNPTWENHHKVFADAGFETLRSYRYWDQEKRTIDFEGLLADLDAAPEGAVIILHACAHNPTGCDPTQEQWKQIADLMERKKLFPFLDSAYQGFASGDPEKDAWAVRYFVERGFELFVAQSFAKNFGLYCERVGNLTVVQRNAASSEAVASQFTWLVRGMYSNPPAFGSRIVATVLNNPELRKEWMDCIQTMSGRIIKMRKALFDRLTELQTPGTWDHIVSQIGMFSYTGLNEKQVRVLIDDFHVYLLKSGRINMCGLNENNVDYVAQAIHTAVTKVGSHI, from the exons atgtccAATTCTGTGTTCGAAGCTGTTCAAAAGGGACCAGCCATAGAGGTCTTCGCCCTAAATCGGGCATTCTTGGAGGATACCGAACCCAAGAAGGCTAACCTCGGAGTGGGAG CCTACCGCACTAATGAGGGCAAGCCCTGGGTGCTGCCGGTGGTGCGtaaaactgaaatcaaaattACCAGCGATGAGACAATCAATCACGAGTATCTACCAGTATTGG GCAATGATGCATTTACAAAGGCCGCCACAGGCTTGTTGTTGGGTGATAACTCGAGCGCTATCGCAGACAAGCGC GCGTTCGGCATTCAAACGCTCTCCGGCACCGGTGCGTTGCGTATAGGCGCACAATTTTTGCGTGTCATACTCGATCGTCGTGTTGCCTACTACTCAAATCCCACATGGGAGAACCATCACAAAGTGTTTGCGGATGCTGGCTTTGAAACGCTGCGCTCGTACCGCTATTGGGATCAGGAGAAGCGCACCATCGATTTTGAGGGTCTCTTGGCCGATTTGGATGCCGCGCCTGAGGGTGCTGTTATCATCTTGCACGCATGCGCACACAATCCCACCGGCTGTGATCCCACACAAGAGCAATGGAAGCAAATCGCTGATTTGATGGAGCGCAAGAAACTTTTCCCATTCCTGGATTCGGCATATCAAGGTTTCGCCAGTGGCGATCCGGAGAAGGATGCCTGGGCTGTGCGCTACTTTGTGGAGCGTGGCTTCGAGTTGTTTGTCGCACAATCGTTTGCGAAAAACTTTGGCCTTTATT GTGAGCGTGTCGGTAATTTGACGGTGGTGCAACGTAACGCTGCTTCGTCGGAAGCTGTAGCATCGCAGTTTACTTGGTTGGTGCGTGGCATGTACTCGAATCCACCAGCGTTTGGCAGTCGCATTGTGGCCACAGTATTGAATAATCCAGAGCTGCGTAAGGAATG GATGGACTGCATTCAAACGATGTCTGGCCGAATCATCAAAATGCGCAAGGCGCTGTTCGACCGTCTCACCGAGCTGCAAACACCGGGCACCTGGGATCACATTGTCTCGCAAATTGGAATGTTCTCATACACTGGCTTGAACG AGAAACAAGTGCGCGTGCTCATCGATGATTTCCACGTGTATTTGCTGAAGTCGGGACGCATCAACATGTGCGGCCTCAATGAGAACAACGTCGACTATGTGGCACAGGCCATACACACGGCCGTCACGAAAGTCGGCAGTCACATTTAA
- the LOC126763065 gene encoding serine incorporator 3 isoform X2, translating to MGAVLGLCSAAQCALCCTGTAASCCCNACPSCKNSTSSRFMYAFMLLVGTVLGAIALSPGLQDTLKKLPFCINSTSTISSKALSFSGNLQVDCEYALGYMAVYRLCFGLACFFMLMALIMLGVKSSRDPRSHIQNEFWGLKFLICFGAAIGAIFIPDGSFGPAMMWVGLIGGLAFILVQLVIIVDFAHSIAENWIENAENNKGYFYALVGVTLVSYALSVVGISLLYIYFTQSSGCGLNKFFISFNLILCLIVSIISVLPAVQDRLPHSGLLQSSLVTIYTIYLTWSAVANNPEKECNPGLYGVISGVTSGNTTTAPPTHNSKVTFDTTNIIGLVVWLFCILYNCISSAVEVSKINNDGEKREALSDSEAGTGDGKNGTDNENEGVTYSWSMFHIVFVCASLYVMMTLTNWYKPNSDIELFNANAASMWIKIISSWLGVFIYGWSLVAPIILTNRDFS from the exons atgGGAGCCGTTCTAGGCCTATGCTCCGCAGCTCAA tgcGCATTATGCTGCACTGGTACAGCTGCCAGTTGCTGCTGTAATGCTTGCCCCTCTTGCAAGAACTCGACTTCATCACGTTTTATGTATGCCTTCATGCTACTGGTGGGCACAGTTTTGGGTGCTATTGCATTATCGCCGGGTCTTCAGGATACGCTTAAAAAGTTACCTTTCTGTATAAATTCAACCTCCACAATAAGCTCTAAGGCACTATCCTTTTCTGGAAATCTACAAGTAGACTGTGAATATGCACTCGGTTACATGGCTGTTTATCGCCTTTGCTTTGGACTCGCATGTTTCTTTATGTTGATGGCACTAATCATGTTGGGTGTAAAGAGTTCACGTGATCCACGCTCGCATATACAAAATGAATTTTGGGGATTGAAATTTCTAATTTGCTTCGGAGCTGCAATTGGTGCAATTTTCATACCAGATGGCTCTTTCGGTCCGGCAATGATGTGGGTAGGATTAATAGGCGGTTTAGCATTCATTTTGGTACAATTGGTGATAATTGTGGATTTTGCCCACTCTATTGCGGAGAATTGGATTG AAAATGCGGAAAATAATAAAGGCTACTTTTATGCTTTAGTCGGAGTTACGTTAGTAAGTTATGCCTTATCCGTAGTAGGCATTTCGTTGCTGTATATTTACTTCACGCAG TCTAGCGGTTGCGGTCTCAACAAATTCTTCATTTCGTTCAATCTTATACTTTGTCTTATTGTGAGCATCATATCGGTTTTGCCAGCTGTCCAGGATCGTTTGCCGCACTCAGGTCTATTGCAAAGCTCTTTAGTCACAATCTACACCATTTACTTGACCTGGTCCGCTGTTGCCAATAACCCAG AGAAGGAATGCAATCCCGGCTTGTATGGTGTTATCAGTGGTGTTACATCTGGAAATACGACCACTGCACCACCAACACACAACTCCAAAGTAACATTTGACACAACAAATATAATTGGTCTGGTAGTTTGGTTGTTCTGCATTCTCTACAATTGCATTAGCTCGGCTGTCGAGGTTTCCAAAATCAACAATGACGGCGAAAAACGTG AAGCTCTCTCAGATTCAGAAGCCGGCACTGGTGATGGCAAGAACGGAACCGATAACGAAAATGAGGGCGTTACTTATTCCTGGTCCATGTTCCATATTGTGTTTGTTTGCGCTTCCCTCTACGTCATGATGACACTCACCAATTGGTACAA ACCCAATTCCGACATTGAGCTCTTCAACGCCAATGCAGCTTCGATGTGGATTAAAATAATATCCAGTTGGCTTGGAGTTTTCATATACGGATGGAGTCTGGTGGCACCTATAATACTAACTAACCGTGACTTTAGTTAA
- the LOC126763061 gene encoding probable glutamate--tRNA ligase, mitochondrial, with translation MYSQRGLITLLTQCSLRSTKRWTHNEVRVRFAPSPTGHLHLGGLRTALYNYLYARNKNGKFLLRIEDTDQTRLVPGATESLIEDLLWAGLHIDEGPGFGGERGPYVQSQRMTYYHDAVQALLENDTAYRCFCTERRLDLLRKEALRTRQIPRYDNKCRYLTPQQVAVLLAKNTPYCIRFKLTSHEEPLQDLIYGPVSHNVSESEGDPVIIKTDNFPTYHFANVVDDHLMGITHVFRGVEWQISTTKHLLLYKAFGWQPPLYGHLPLLVNSDGTKLSKRQGDIGIRHFREKGYFSEALVNYVVSAGGGFEHTPGQKQLIYSMEELAEKFDIKRVNSHPSRLNPDLLNDFNRLHILKMLQTKTSTELLVQRVQVLVRHAYPNERNLDLGDQHIENVLKWAAMRLTFIQDLTASKLSFLWVRPADFKLKHITSDQMQSLIDSLVDVEFTKDNLNQKLKEFAEVNHLKFAVFMKTLRSALSGLKEGPGVAEMMDILGKDSVLQRLKSTLNVPSTAEAAKAAKET, from the exons atgtATTCCCAACGCGGATTAATAACGCTTTTAACACAATGCAGCCTCCGAAGTACAAAGCGATGGACACATAACGAAGTGCGTGTGCGTTTCGCGCCTAGTCCAACAG GTCACCTGCACTTGGGAGGACTTCGCACAGCATTGTACAATTATTTATATGCACGTAATAAAAACGGAAAATTTTTGCTACGAATAGAAGATACAGATCAAACGAGACTGGTGCCAGGTGCTACTGAAAGTTTGATTGAAGATTTATTATGGGCAGGCTTGCACATCGACGAAGGGCCTGGATTTGGTGGGGAACGCGGTCCATATGTGCAAAGCCAACGCATGACATATTATCA CGACGCTGTTCAGGCATTGCTAGAAAATGATACGGCTTACCGCTGCTTTTGCACCGAACGACGTTTGGATCTGCTACGTAAGGAAGCACTTCGTACACGCCAAATACCACGATACGATAACAAATGTCGCTACCTAACACCCCAACAAGTAGCCGTTTTATTGGCCAAAAACACTCCATATTGCATACGATTTAAACTAACGTCTCATGAGGAACCATTGCAAGACTTAATTTACGGTCCAGTATCGCATAACGTTAGTGAAAGCGAAGGCGATCCCGTTATTATAAAAACCGACAACTTTCCAACATATCACTTTGCGAACGTAGTGGACGACCATTTAATGGGCATAACACATGTATTTCGCGGAGTTGAATGGCAAATATCGACTACGAAGCATTTATTGCTCTATAA AGCATTCGGCTGGCAGCCACCATTGTACGGCCATCTTCCGCTTTTGGTCAACTCGGACGGCACAAAATTGAGTAAACGCCAAGGAGATATTGGCATTAGACATTTCCGTGAAAAAGGATATTTCTCCGAAGCGCTCGTGAACTATGTGGTCAGTGCTGGCGGTGGATTCGAACATACACCTGGACAAAAACAACTAATTTATTCAATGGAGGAATTAGCAGAAAAGTTTGACATTAAGCGCGTTAATTCGCACCCCAGCCGTTTAAATCCTGATCTGCTAAACGACTTCAACCGTTTGCACATACTCAAAATGCTGCAAACAAAAACTAGTACCGAACTTTTGGTGCAGCGCGTGCAGGTGTTGGTGCGGCACGCTTATCCCAATGA ACGTAATCTCGATTTGGGTGATCAACACATTGAAAATGTCCTAAAATGGGCGGCTATGCGTTTGACATTCATACAGGACTTGACTGCGTCAAAGCTAAGTTTCCTTTGGGTCCGGCCTGCAGACTTCAAATTGAAACACATAACGAGTG ATCAAATGCAGTCGTTGATAGACAGTTTAGTGGATGTGGAATTCACAAAGGATAATCTTAATCAAAAACTAAAGGAATTTGCTGAGGTAAATCATCTCAAATTCGCTGTTTTCATGAAGACACTCCGTTCAGCTTTAAGCGGTTTGAAG GAAGGTCCAGGTGTTgcagaaatgatggatattcttGGGAAGGACTCTGTATTGCAGCGTCTTAAAAGCACTTTAAATGTGCCAAGCACGGCAGAAGCGGCAAAAGCCGCCAAAGAAACATAG